The sequence TTTTCCTATCGAATAGCCAGTCTATCAGCCTATATTCAACCTATCCGATGTGTAGTTGCTAGGTTGGTATCACTTTTGCTTAACTTTCGAACTGTACATAAGCAAAGCTTTTCGGTAGCATGACGCTCCCTGACAATCAACGATTGATTCAGTCCTCGTCGAGTATTAACGTCCAAGGCACCATGCGCAGTATCCATACCAAGATAAAACCTGAATTTGAACCTTTGCTATCGGATCTAGCGCTTCATGCGTTACTGCATCTGCGTACTAACCACAGTGCCCAAATTCTTGGCAGAAAAACTCGTGGCGAAATCAACGATATCCTCTCTGCTTGGCTCAACAAATCTGCCAACACGAAAAAATATAAGCCGTTTAAGAAGAAAATCCGTTCTTTGGTCAGCCATGCGCGTTCACAGAAACTCGATATGGAAGCCATGCTGGGAAATTTACTGACGCCACTACGTGGTGATGAGTTACCGCATTTAGACAGTTTTTTACTGCTTATCAATATGATTGAGAAAGAACTGAATACGACGGTGTTGGTGTCTAATCCTGAAAAAGTGGATCTTAGCTTCAATCCTAAAGGTTGCCTGCTGTGCGTACTTTCGAATGATTTAAACGCTCATTTTGATAATAGAAATCGCCTAGTGAGTGACATTTCCATGCTATTTCGTGGGACTCATGGTGAGAAAAGTGCTTTCCTGCGTACCATTTATTCTTCGTCTCTATTTGATCATAAGATGGAATATGAAGATGAAGACTTTGTACGTATCTCGTTGAACATCCGATAAAAAAGCGGCATCTGATGCCGCTTGATTACTGTTATCTCAGATTGAATTGTTGTAACTGGGAATTGACTTTCCGAGCTTCTTCTTGATAGTTCGATACAATATTG is a genomic window of Vibrio japonicus containing:
- a CDS encoding DUF2913 family protein, with the translated sequence MRSIHTKIKPEFEPLLSDLALHALLHLRTNHSAQILGRKTRGEINDILSAWLNKSANTKKYKPFKKKIRSLVSHARSQKLDMEAMLGNLLTPLRGDELPHLDSFLLLINMIEKELNTTVLVSNPEKVDLSFNPKGCLLCVLSNDLNAHFDNRNRLVSDISMLFRGTHGEKSAFLRTIYSSSLFDHKMEYEDEDFVRISLNIR